DNA from Acidobacteriota bacterium:
CAGGCGTCGCCAAACCGTAATCGCCGTTTTCGAGAAAAAGAAACCGCCGGGTCCGGGACAGAAGCGCCGTGACGTCGGAGGCGATGAAGGTTTCGCCCTCCCCCAAACCAATGACCAGAGGACTGTGACGCCGGGCGAAATAAAGTTTGCCGGGTTCCATGGCCGACATGATGACGAAGGCGAAGGATCCCTCGAGACGGGGCAGGACGATCTCCAGGGCCTCCTTCATATCGCCGCGGTAAACGGATTCGAGAAGATGGCAGACGACTTCGGTATCGGTCTCCGAACGAAAGAGATGGCCGTGGAGTTCCGCCCGGAGCTCGGCGTGGTTTTCGATAATGCCGTTATGGATGAGGACGATGGTGTCCCGGCAGTCGGCGTGGGGATGAGCATTGTCTTCGGACGGGCGGCCGTGGGTTGCCCAACGGGTATGGGCGATCCCCGTTTTTATGCTGTCTCCCGGGAGGCCGGGCGGGAAAAATGTCTCGGGCAGCGAGGCCTCGAGCGCGGAGATCCGGCCCTCGGCCCGATGTCTCAGAACGGCGGGCGCCTCGTGTGAACCCCCGATAACGGCGATGCCGCTCGAGTCGTATCCCCGGTATTCCAGTTTCCGCAGCCCTTCGAGAAGAACGCCGCGCATATCGCCCCGTCCCAAGTATCCGACAATGCCGCACATAAAAACCCTCCGAACGCGGAATCAACCCTGAACTTTCAGCGGGTTATCATACCATATTCCCCCCTTTTTTGTCCCGGCCGGCCTCGGCTCGTGAATCGATCCAATCAGCCCTTCATGACGGCGACGGGAACGACGCGGGCCACAAGGCGGCCGAGCCCGGATTCATGGGAGACCTTCACCACGTCATCGACATCCTTGTAGGCCTCTGAGGCTTCTTCGGCCACACCTTTCCAGCTTGTTGAAAACAGCAGGATTCCCTTGCGGGCCAGGTCGTCACGGATGCGTTCGCCGCGAAAGCGGCGCAGAGCTTCGTGGCGGGACATCCGGCGGCCGGCTCCGTGGGCCGTCGACCCGAAACTCAGGGCCTCGGCTTCGCGCGTCCCCGCTAAAACATAGGAGGAGGTCCCCATGCTGCCGGGGATGAGGACCGGCTGGCCGGAGGATTGATAGACGGCGGGGATTTCCGGGCGGCCGGGGCCGAAGCTTCTCGTGGCTCCTTTCCGGTGGACGCAGAGTTCCTTTTCGAGGTCGCCGGCGACGCGGTGACGTTCGACCTTGGCGACATTGTGGCAGACGTCATAAACCAGGTCCATGCCCTCGGCGTTTCCCATAACCCGGGCGAAAACGTTCCGGACCCGGTGCGCGATCATCTGCCGGTTGGCAAAGGCGTAGTTGACGGCCGCGCACATCGCCCCATAGTATCTGCGGCCGAGAGCGGAACGGAAGGGGGCGTTGACGAGTTCGCGATCGGGCAATCCCTCGACACCGCGGGCATCCTTCATGATCTCGATATAATCCGAGGCGACCTGATGGCCCAGACCGCGGCTTCCGCAATGAATCATGACGCAAACCCGTCCTTTCCCGTCAAGGCCGAAGGTCCGGGCGGCCGCCTCGTCGAAGATGTGGTCGACTTTCTGGATTTCCAAAAAATGGTTGCCCGCTCCGAGCGTTCCAAGCTGGGGCAGCCCCCGCTCCAGAGCCTTGTCGGAAAGCGCGTCGGGATCGGCGTCCATCATGCGACCTCGTTCCTCGGTCCGTTCCAGATCGTTCTTCGTTCCATATCCTTCGGCAACGGCCCAGGCGGACCCCCGCGTCAGAATATCCCGAAGAACTCCTCGCCCGATTTTCTCCCCTCCCTTCCCCACGCCGGAGGGAACATCCCGGAAAATGCCGGCCATGAGGTCTTTCTTTTTCGGAGCGATCTCCTCTTCCGTGAAATCCGTTCGCAGAAGGCGGACGCCGCAATTGATGTCGTATCCGACGCCGCCCGGAGAGATGACGCCGTCCTCGGTGTCGAAGGCGGCCACGCCTCCGATGGGAAAACCGTAACCCTGGTGGGCATCAGGCATGACATAGGACATACGTTGGATGCCGGGCAGGCAGGCCACATTCCGCGCCTGTTGAAGCGTGAGATCTTTCTTGGCCGCTTCCAGAAGTCCGTCCGATGCATAAATCCGGACCGGAACCCTCATGTCCCCCTCTTGGGGGATTTCCCATGTCCACGCATTTATTTTTCGCAGAGTCATCATTTCACCTCACGCATCCACGACAACTTGGATCGACCACTCGCCGGTATCGGCGCGCTCGACTTTCAGCTCGCTGTAGGTGACGGCTTTGACTGAGCCGTAAATTTCGGCGCCGCTCGAAATCTCGCCGCCGCGGAATACGGCTTGAAGCCGGTAGACCTGTTTTTCATCGATGGACAGATCGCCGACCGAACACAGAAGAAACCCGCGGGTGTCCAGAAGAAAGAGAATTTCGGACAGAAATTTCACGAGAAGCTGTTCCCGATCCAGGCCGTCAACCTCAACGGGAATTTCGGTCGAGGCCTCGATCCCGCGGCAATCCCACATCAGTCCGGTCAGGGCCCGGGCGGAGTTGGCAAAAGCTTCCTCAAGAGTTTTGCCCCGGGCCCGGAATTTGGCGTCGGCCGGATGCGGCAGATATTCATACCCTTCAGCCGTCATTTTGTCCCCTCTATCTATCTTCCGAGGCTGTGCGCGGGTCGAGATTGCATGCTGCGTCGGCTTCCGCTCTTTGGGCTCGGGTGAATCCCTTCACAAGACGTGTCCGGGCCCCGGCGAGTCCCGCCCACTCCGGCTCCGGGTCTCGCTCTCCTCGACCTTCAGTCTCGGATCCATGCCCGCTCGACCCTCCGACGGCTTGCTCCGGGATCCCCCCTGCGCCCCGCGGAATCCTCCTTGTGAGCACATAAAGGTGCGACGATGCCGGAATGGTGAGATCGGCACGCCCGAAGGGTGAAAACACAGCATTTTCACGCACAGTCTCGGCCTTCATCGTTTGAGGATTTTGTATTGATGCCGATGCGGCTGATCCGCCGCCACCCCTCGGCGGCGCCGAAGATCCTCGTGATACTCCGAGTAATTGCCGGTGATCCAGACCAGCCCGCCGTCTTCCTCGAAGGCCAGGATGTGGGAGGCGACGCGGTCGAGAAACCAACGGTCGTGGCTGACGACGACAACACAACCGGCGAAACTCAAGAGAGCGTCCTCCAGGGCCCGCAGAGTGTTGACATCAAGATCATTGGTGGGTTCATCGAGAAGAAGAACATTGGCCCCTTCGGACAGCGCCTTGGCCAAGTGAACACGATTCCGCTCCCCTCCCGAAAGCGCATCGACCTTCTTCTGCTGATCCGATCCGCCGAAACCGAACGACGCGCAATAAGCCCGTGAGTTGAGTTCCCGGCCGCCGATCATCAGCACCGGGGCGTCTCCCGTGATCTCCTCGAACACCGTCTTGGCCGGATCGAGACTTCTCGACTGGTCCGCATAAGCCGTCTTGACCGTCTCGCCGATCCGCACGCGGCCGCCGTCGGGTTTTTCCAATCCGACAATCATCCTGAGCAGGGTCGTCTTTCCGGCCCCGTTGGGACCGATTATTCCGACGATCGAACCCGGCGGGAAACCGACGGTCAGGCTTTCAATCAGCAACCGGTCTCCGTAGGCTTTGGAAACATCCTCGAATTCGACAACCACATCCCCCAGGCGCGGACCGGGCGGAATCGGAATTTCCTGTTCGTCCCGGACCTTTTCGTATTCCCGGCTGAGGAGCTCTTCGTAAGCGGTGACGCGGGCCTTGCCTTTCGCCTGGCGGGCTTTGGGTGACTGCCGAATCCACTCCAGCTCGCGGGCCAGAGTTTTGAGACGCCGCGATTCGGATTTTTCTTCCAGGGCGAGCCGGGCGCTTTTCTGTTCGAGCCAGGACGAATAATTGCCCTTCCAGGGAATGCCGCGGCCGCGATCAAGCTCCAGGATCCAGCCCGCCACATTGTCCAGGAAATAGCGGTCATGGGTGACGGCGATGACCGTGCCCTTGTATTTCTGGAGATGGCGTTCGAGCCAGGCCACGGACTCAGCGTCCAGGTGATTCGTCGGCTCGTCGAGAAGCAGAATGTCGGGTTCCATGAGAAGCAGACGCGTCAGTGCGACACGGCGGCGTTCCCCGCCGGACAGGACGGAGACGGACGTGTCGGGCGGAGGACAACGCAGCGCTTCCATGGCGATGTCAAGGTGGTTGTCGAGATTCCAGGCGTCCAACCGTTCAATCTCCTCGATCAGCTTGGCCTGTTCGGCCACCAGCACATCGATATCGGCGTCCGGCGTGTCGAATCCG
Protein-coding regions in this window:
- a CDS encoding RtcB family protein, which produces MMTLRKINAWTWEIPQEGDMRVPVRIYASDGLLEAAKKDLTLQQARNVACLPGIQRMSYVMPDAHQGYGFPIGGVAAFDTEDGVISPGGVGYDINCGVRLLRTDFTEEEIAPKKKDLMAGIFRDVPSGVGKGGEKIGRGVLRDILTRGSAWAVAEGYGTKNDLERTEERGRMMDADPDALSDKALERGLPQLGTLGAGNHFLEIQKVDHIFDEAAARTFGLDGKGRVCVMIHCGSRGLGHQVASDYIEIMKDARGVEGLPDRELVNAPFRSALGRRYYGAMCAAVNYAFANRQMIAHRVRNVFARVMGNAEGMDLVYDVCHNVAKVERHRVAGDLEKELCVHRKGATRSFGPGRPEIPAVYQSSGQPVLIPGSMGTSSYVLAGTREAEALSFGSTAHGAGRRMSRHEALRRFRGERIRDDLARKGILLFSTSWKGVAEEASEAYKDVDDVVKVSHESGLGRLVARVVPVAVMKG
- a CDS encoding archease, which translates into the protein MTAEGYEYLPHPADAKFRARGKTLEEAFANSARALTGLMWDCRGIEASTEIPVEVDGLDREQLLVKFLSEILFLLDTRGFLLCSVGDLSIDEKQVYRLQAVFRGGEISSGAEIYGSVKAVTYSELKVERADTGEWSIQVVVDA
- the ettA gene encoding energy-dependent translational throttle protein EttA, yielding MSQKTPPASETQVIYSMVGVGRIHPPNRHVLRDISLGFYYGAKIGVLGLNGAGKSTLLRIIAGLDQEYIGEIAATKGYSVGMLEQEPALDSGKTVIATVREGVQPVVDLLARYDAVNAGFDTPDADIDVLVAEQAKLIEEIERLDAWNLDNHLDIAMEALRCPPPDTSVSVLSGGERRRVALTRLLLMEPDILLLDEPTNHLDAESVAWLERHLQKYKGTVIAVTHDRYFLDNVAGWILELDRGRGIPWKGNYSSWLEQKSARLALEEKSESRRLKTLARELEWIRQSPKARQAKGKARVTAYEELLSREYEKVRDEQEIPIPPGPRLGDVVVEFEDVSKAYGDRLLIESLTVGFPPGSIVGIIGPNGAGKTTLLRMIVGLEKPDGGRVRIGETVKTAYADQSRSLDPAKTVFEEITGDAPVLMIGGRELNSRAYCASFGFGGSDQQKKVDALSGGERNRVHLAKALSEGANVLLLDEPTNDLDVNTLRALEDALLSFAGCVVVVSHDRWFLDRVASHILAFEEDGGLVWITGNYSEYHEDLRRRRGVAADQPHRHQYKILKR